Genomic DNA from Cydia fagiglandana chromosome 3, ilCydFagi1.1, whole genome shotgun sequence:
TTGAAGGTGAAGACGAAAGGTGACTTCATATTCGTCCAGGGATCGCATGAGGCCAAGCAGGATGACCATGATGTGTTTGCTAGCCAGTTCTTCCACACTTACAGTCTACCATCGAACTCCAGCGCGGCTGATGTGACGGCTGAGCTCTCCAGTGACGGATACCTAACAGTCAACGCTCCGTTGAGCTTCGTCGCTAATCGTGCTAAGGAATCGGGAGATCGTGAGGTCCCAATAACCGAAACCGGAGTGCCCTACCAGAAGACTGAGAGAGAACCAACGACGACACTGGCTGCCGTGACGACTGAAGATGACCGAAAAGAGCCGACGACGCCCTCCGTCCGTGACGATGCCACTATTAAGGACAACAATATTCCTCTCGGTAACGAGATTGCGCCATAGTGATTTAGATCTAAGATAGCATATATCCTACTTGTatcgtaataaatatttttttaagaaccaGTGTTTTCATGCATGTTGATATGCAAGAGCGTGTGTGTGCCTAATGGTAGCGTATGGTTCTGCATACTGTATGAGCCGGTGCGAGTACTTT
This window encodes:
- the LOC134680295 gene encoding alpha-crystallin A chain-like, which codes for MFSPRLLAAFALVAAATALPTTDKPALPRPVTTITEDDFDDSPWFSFPMFGNLFAPLWKLFPSFADIGPRVVTDEDKFQIVVNVKDYKKEDLKVKTKGDFIFVQGSHEAKQDDHDVFASQFFHTYSLPSNSSAADVTAELSSDGYLTVNAPLSFVANRAKESGDREVPITETGVPYQKTEREPTTTLAAVTTEDDRKEPTTPSVRDDATIKDNNIPLGNEIAP